A DNA window from Thiothrix subterranea contains the following coding sequences:
- the mltB gene encoding lytic murein transglycosylase B codes for MYLPKNLLAYGAATALVLSLGACSSTPEKSETADNNSAQQVSKQGQASVKAPADQAQVLSYGGKGVGNYAAASLGGDFAGDAQLLNFIEKMVNNHGFERQYLYGVFSQVRNRDDVARLWAGSSSDPGSPKGWHAYRDRFVTAANVQRGAEFWQQHSAHLQRAQQQYGVPAEYIIGIMGVETRWGRILGKHRVIDALATSAIVNQRRSQFFFDELKNYLLMTRSERMDPLAPKGSFAGAMGYGQFMPSSFHAYAVDFDGDGVRDLWNPVDAIGSVANYFAKNGWQPGGEVAVPAQVTSNQYANVPDGFKVKYSMSDLQRIGVTPQYGRGSAGTVHLLALSTVPNGYKEPWIGYKNFHVITRYNRSNYYAMTVHLLAQSVRERVGK; via the coding sequence ATGTATTTGCCGAAAAACCTGTTGGCTTATGGGGCAGCAACAGCGCTGGTATTGAGTTTAGGGGCGTGTAGCTCAACACCGGAAAAATCCGAGACTGCGGATAACAACAGTGCTCAGCAGGTGAGTAAACAAGGGCAAGCGTCGGTAAAAGCGCCAGCAGATCAAGCACAAGTCCTCAGCTATGGCGGTAAAGGTGTCGGCAATTATGCCGCCGCCAGTTTGGGCGGTGATTTTGCCGGGGATGCGCAATTACTGAATTTCATCGAAAAAATGGTGAACAATCACGGGTTTGAGCGCCAGTATTTGTACGGGGTATTTTCACAAGTCCGTAACCGCGATGATGTTGCCCGCCTCTGGGCCGGGTCGAGTTCAGACCCCGGCAGCCCGAAAGGTTGGCACGCTTACCGTGACCGTTTTGTGACCGCTGCGAATGTGCAACGCGGGGCGGAATTCTGGCAGCAGCATTCGGCGCATTTGCAACGGGCGCAACAGCAATACGGCGTTCCCGCTGAATACATTATCGGCATCATGGGCGTGGAAACCCGCTGGGGGCGCATTCTGGGGAAACATCGGGTGATTGATGCACTGGCGACTTCCGCTATTGTCAATCAACGCCGTAGCCAATTTTTCTTTGATGAATTGAAAAACTACCTGTTGATGACCCGCAGTGAACGCATGGATCCGCTCGCGCCGAAAGGCTCGTTCGCGGGGGCTATGGGTTATGGGCAATTCATGCCGAGCAGCTTCCATGCTTATGCGGTCGACTTTGATGGCGACGGCGTGCGTGACTTGTGGAATCCGGTGGATGCGATTGGCAGTGTGGCGAATTACTTTGCGAAAAACGGTTGGCAGCCCGGTGGCGAAGTCGCCGTGCCCGCACAAGTAACCTCTAACCAGTACGCCAATGTGCCGGATGGTTTTAAGGTGAAGTATTCCATGTCAGATTTGCAGCGCATCGGTGTTACCCCGCAATACGGCAGGGGTTCAGCGGGTACGGTGCATTTATTAGCATTGAGTACCGTGCCGAATGGTTATAAGGAACCGTGGATCGGTTACAAAAACTTCCATGTGATTACTCGCTACAACCGCAGCAATTATTACGCAATGACGGTGCATTTATTGGCGCAGTCCGTGCGTGAGCGTGTCGGCAAGTAA
- the corA gene encoding magnesium/cobalt transporter CorA produces MLRFFGFADGKLVEHKLGDKLLDYAISNTGWIDAQDTSDEERDRLEILLHTELPESDDVEEIESSARYFTDNSGIHVHSLFVTQSEGRMETTTVAFILQADRLITVREQELADFRLLRMRARRGQVEVRTPRHLLLTMFEQKVENLADTIEDLHLELEVISHKVLEETTTDLESAIDDLAALEDSNGKVRLCLMDTQRSIAFLQRQLRDTQAGQEIIPEIIRDIDTLMSHTTFLFDKINFLMGTTQGFINIEQNKIIKMFSIAAVVFLPPTLVASLYGMNFRVMPELDWVFGYPMAIGLMILAGVTPYWFFKRKGWM; encoded by the coding sequence ATGTTACGATTTTTCGGCTTTGCGGATGGCAAATTAGTCGAGCATAAACTCGGCGACAAACTCTTGGATTACGCCATTTCCAACACTGGCTGGATTGATGCGCAAGACACCTCAGATGAAGAGCGCGACCGTTTAGAAATCCTGCTGCACACCGAATTACCGGAATCGGATGATGTTGAGGAAATCGAATCGTCTGCCCGTTACTTCACCGACAACAGCGGCATTCACGTGCATTCACTGTTCGTCACCCAAAGTGAAGGCCGCATGGAAACCACCACGGTCGCGTTCATTTTGCAAGCCGATCGCTTGATCACGGTACGCGAACAGGAACTCGCTGATTTTCGCCTGCTCAGAATGCGCGCGCGGCGTGGACAAGTGGAAGTGCGCACCCCACGCCATTTGCTGCTAACCATGTTTGAACAAAAAGTGGAAAATCTTGCGGATACCATCGAAGATTTGCACTTGGAACTCGAAGTCATTAGCCACAAAGTGCTGGAAGAAACCACCACCGATTTGGAAAGTGCCATCGACGACTTGGCGGCGTTAGAAGACAGCAACGGCAAAGTGCGCCTGTGTTTGATGGATACCCAACGCTCAATTGCCTTCCTGCAACGTCAATTACGCGATACCCAAGCAGGGCAAGAAATCATCCCAGAAATCATTCGCGACATTGACACCTTGATGTCGCATACCACATTTTTGTTCGACAAAATCAACTTTTTAATGGGAACCACGCAAGGTTTCATCAATATTGAACAGAATAAAATCATTAAAATGTTTTCGATTGCCGCCGTGGTATTTTTACCGCCAACACTGGTCGCCAGCTTGTACGGGATGAATTTCCGGGTGATGCCAGAATTGGATTGGGTGTTTGGCTACCCGATGGCGATTGGTTTAATGATTCTGGCGGGGGTAACGCCTTACTGGTTCTTTAAACGTAAAGGCTGGATGTAG
- the rapZ gene encoding RNase adapter RapZ, giving the protein MNSSIHLNTRLWVQWQPNSMHLVIISGMSGAGKSYALHTLEDNGYYCIDNLPSQLLEALLGTPQIAKQPYLAVGIDIRGGRDSLLDTPAIIKRVRQRVPSTQVVYLYAEQEVLRKRYNETRRRHPLTSETQELDKAIALEAALLEPLAMDADLRLDTSHIGVYELGRMLKARISQTEQQHLSLMIQSFGFKHNPPTDSDFLFDVRCLPNPYWEPDLRLLTGRDTGIIEWLEQHNDVQRMYTDIRDFLGNWLPSLDSNCQRAYLTVSIGCTGGRHRSVYLAERLYQHFRQIMGENVILRHRELNYVR; this is encoded by the coding sequence TTGAACTCTTCGATCCACCTAAACACCCGTTTGTGGGTGCAATGGCAGCCTAATTCCATGCACTTAGTCATTATCAGCGGCATGTCCGGCGCGGGCAAAAGCTACGCGCTGCACACGCTTGAAGACAACGGTTACTACTGTATCGACAACCTGCCCTCGCAATTGCTAGAAGCCTTGCTGGGAACACCGCAAATCGCCAAACAGCCGTATCTGGCGGTAGGCATTGATATTCGCGGCGGTCGTGACAGTTTGCTGGATACCCCCGCCATTATCAAACGGGTACGCCAACGGGTTCCCAGCACCCAAGTGGTGTATTTGTATGCCGAACAAGAAGTATTGCGCAAACGTTATAATGAAACACGCCGCCGCCACCCGTTAACCAGCGAAACCCAAGAACTCGACAAGGCAATTGCGCTGGAAGCCGCACTGCTAGAACCGCTCGCCATGGATGCGGATTTACGGCTGGATACCTCGCACATCGGTGTGTATGAATTAGGGCGAATGCTGAAAGCCCGTATTTCGCAAACCGAACAGCAACATTTGTCCCTAATGATTCAATCCTTCGGTTTCAAACACAATCCGCCGACGGATTCGGACTTCTTATTTGATGTGCGTTGCCTGCCCAACCCGTATTGGGAACCCGATTTGCGCTTACTCACCGGGCGCGATACCGGCATTATTGAATGGTTGGAACAACACAACGACGTGCAGCGCATGTACACCGACATTCGTGATTTCCTCGGCAACTGGCTGCCCAGCCTCGACAGCAATTGCCAACGCGCTTATTTAACCGTTTCCATCGGCTGCACTGGTGGACGGCATCGCTCGGTCTATCTGGCTGAGCGCCTTTATCAGCATTTTCGTCAAATCATGGGGGAAAATGTTATCTTACGCCACCGTGAACTCAACTACGTGCGTTAA
- a CDS encoding PTS sugar transporter subunit IIA — protein MDITTLLSPTRIACKPDVSSKKRAFEQLATMLAADQTSLEAEAIFDALTNREKLGSTAIGNGVAIPHACMSIQQPCGALLLLEDGVKMDTPDKKPVQLFMAILVPANQAPDYSELITQLTSTLMQKSLIEQICCHHDTQTVLDHFLELFDPPKHPFVGAMAA, from the coding sequence ATGGACATAACTACCCTGCTTTCTCCCACCCGGATTGCCTGCAAGCCTGACGTTTCTAGCAAGAAACGCGCCTTTGAACAATTGGCGACGATGCTTGCCGCCGATCAAACAAGTTTGGAAGCTGAGGCGATTTTCGACGCCCTGACCAATCGGGAGAAACTGGGTAGTACCGCTATCGGCAATGGCGTCGCCATTCCCCATGCGTGTATGTCCATCCAGCAACCTTGTGGGGCTTTGTTGTTACTGGAAGATGGCGTTAAAATGGATACACCGGACAAAAAACCCGTGCAGTTATTCATGGCGATCCTCGTGCCAGCCAACCAAGCCCCTGATTATTCGGAACTGATCACGCAATTGACCAGTACCCTGATGCAAAAATCCCTGATCGAGCAAATTTGTTGTCATCACGACACGCAAACCGTGCTGGATCACTTTCTTGAACTCTTCGATCCACCTAAACACCCGTTTGTGGGTGCAATGGCAGCCTAA
- the hpf gene encoding ribosome hibernation-promoting factor, HPF/YfiA family translates to MQLEITGHHLEVTESMSNYIREKAERLKRHFDQVMKIHFILEVEKQRHKAEATFHVNGNHLFADAYADDMYAAIDALTDKLDRQIVKHKEKVKDHHRQEAAQLVAATETTD, encoded by the coding sequence ATGCAATTAGAAATCACTGGTCATCATCTTGAAGTGACAGAGTCAATGAGTAACTATATACGCGAAAAGGCTGAACGCCTGAAGCGCCACTTCGACCAGGTAATGAAAATACATTTCATCCTAGAAGTCGAAAAACAACGTCACAAGGCAGAAGCGACCTTCCACGTGAACGGTAATCACTTGTTTGCCGATGCCTATGCGGATGATATGTACGCAGCGATTGATGCTCTGACGGACAAACTCGACAGACAAATTGTCAAGCACAAGGAAAAAGTGAAAGACCATCATCGTCAAGAAGCCGCGCAATTGGTAGCCGCGACTGAAACAACGGACTGA
- a CDS encoding RNA polymerase factor sigma-54, protein MLRQGFDLKLGQTLSMTPQLQQAIRLLQLSSLELQNEIQQALEENPLLQLAEDTDDSRPEPEIELAPPADSSSDSKPDNTTTVDAPDDASPFDQDIPDELHMDAEWEDVYDTRSSNSDGAGDNSGFLENQGDTADSGLQEHLLWQIRMSNLTSIDKQIATVIISSLDDAGYLCDPLEDILESFDQDLLIDLDDIEVVLKFIQQLDPLGVGARNLRECLLIQLAHLPESRLLFKARHLVEKHLDLMERRDYKEISKRLKIEQGELEEILLLLRSLQPRPGSAYSATAADYIVPDAYVRKIKGDWVVSLNAQVTPNLQVNQYYADMLGQVKNERDSTYFKSNLQQARWLIRSVESRNSTLLGVAKAIVERQSAFMQYGEQAMKPLILRDIAEELEMHESTISRVTTNKYLYTPRGIFEFKYFFSSQVDTDTGSSCSSTAIRAMLKKLINEENQGSPLSDNQLTALLNQQGINVARRTVAKYREAMSIPSSHDRKALLPT, encoded by the coding sequence ATGCTCAGACAGGGATTCGATCTCAAACTTGGTCAGACACTTTCAATGACGCCGCAATTGCAGCAGGCCATCCGCTTATTGCAGTTGTCATCATTGGAGTTACAGAACGAAATCCAGCAAGCGCTGGAAGAAAACCCCTTGCTGCAATTGGCTGAGGATACCGACGACTCGCGCCCTGAACCTGAAATCGAACTTGCCCCCCCTGCCGACAGCAGCAGTGACAGTAAACCGGATAACACGACTACCGTCGATGCACCCGATGACGCCTCTCCATTCGACCAAGACATTCCCGATGAATTGCACATGGATGCCGAGTGGGAAGATGTCTACGACACCCGCAGCAGCAACAGTGATGGCGCTGGCGACAACAGCGGTTTCCTAGAAAATCAGGGTGATACCGCCGACAGTGGTTTGCAGGAACATCTCTTGTGGCAAATCCGCATGAGCAACCTCACCAGCATCGACAAACAAATTGCCACGGTGATTATTAGCTCGCTGGACGATGCGGGCTATTTGTGCGATCCGCTGGAAGATATTCTGGAATCATTCGATCAAGATCTGCTCATCGACCTCGATGATATTGAAGTCGTACTCAAATTCATCCAACAGCTCGACCCCTTAGGCGTAGGCGCACGCAACTTACGCGAATGCCTGCTGATTCAACTCGCGCACTTACCCGAAAGCCGCCTGCTGTTCAAAGCACGTCATTTGGTTGAAAAACACCTGGACTTGATGGAGCGGCGCGACTATAAAGAAATCAGTAAGCGCTTGAAAATAGAACAGGGTGAATTAGAGGAAATCCTCTTATTACTACGCAGCTTACAACCGCGACCGGGTAGTGCTTATTCCGCAACGGCGGCTGATTACATCGTGCCGGATGCGTATGTCCGTAAGATCAAAGGAGACTGGGTGGTTTCACTCAATGCGCAAGTCACACCGAATCTGCAAGTTAATCAGTATTATGCAGACATGCTGGGTCAAGTGAAAAATGAACGTGACTCCACCTACTTTAAGTCTAACTTGCAACAAGCCCGCTGGCTCATCCGCAGCGTGGAAAGCCGCAACTCCACTTTGCTGGGAGTGGCGAAAGCAATAGTTGAACGGCAAAGCGCTTTCATGCAATATGGAGAACAGGCGATGAAGCCACTCATTCTCCGGGACATTGCAGAAGAGCTAGAAATGCACGAATCCACCATCTCCCGCGTCACCACCAACAAATACCTGTATACCCCACGCGGTATCTTTGAATTCAAATACTTCTTTTCCAGCCAAGTCGACACCGATACCGGGTCTAGCTGTTCCTCTACGGCGATTCGCGCCATGCTTAAAAAATTAATCAACGAGGAAAATCAAGGTTCGCCGTTGAGTGACAATCAATTGACTGCTTTGCTGAATCAGCAAGGCATTAATGTAGCGCGGCGCACCGTCGCCAAGTACCGTGAAGCCATGTCGATTCCGTCATCCCATGACCGGAAAGCATTGCTTCCGACCTAA
- the lptB gene encoding LPS export ABC transporter ATP-binding protein, which produces MNTLAARNLQKSYKKRQILKGVDLHVNNAEVVGLLGPNGAGKTTCFYMIVGLVDVDAGQVLLNDKDITAQAMHERAREGIGYLAQEASIFRKLTVAQNIMAVLELRKDLNRRQRQDKVDSLLEEFQLTHLRDSQGISLSGGERRRAEIARALASDPSFILLDEPFAGVDPISVLDIQTIIRHLVTRDIGVLITDHNVRETLGICHRAYILSEGKILVEGSPAAILQDEQARRVYLGENFKL; this is translated from the coding sequence ATGAATACCCTAGCAGCGCGTAACCTGCAAAAAAGTTACAAAAAACGTCAAATCCTCAAAGGCGTGGATTTGCACGTCAATAATGCCGAAGTCGTCGGTTTATTGGGGCCGAATGGCGCGGGCAAAACCACGTGCTTCTACATGATCGTCGGTTTGGTCGACGTGGATGCGGGGCAAGTCTTGCTCAACGACAAAGACATTACCGCCCAAGCCATGCACGAACGCGCCCGCGAAGGCATTGGCTATTTGGCACAAGAAGCCAGCATCTTCCGCAAACTGACCGTGGCACAAAACATTATGGCGGTCTTGGAATTGCGCAAAGACCTCAATCGCCGCCAACGCCAAGACAAAGTGGATAGCCTGCTGGAAGAATTTCAGCTTACCCATTTACGTGACAGCCAAGGGATTAGCCTGTCGGGTGGGGAACGTCGCCGCGCAGAAATCGCACGAGCACTGGCGAGTGACCCGTCTTTCATTTTATTGGATGAACCGTTTGCTGGGGTTGACCCGATTTCGGTGTTAGACATTCAAACCATTATCCGCCACCTCGTTACCCGTGACATTGGGGTGCTGATCACTGACCACAATGTGCGCGAAACGCTGGGCATTTGCCACCGTGCTTACATTCTCAGTGAAGGTAAAATTCTGGTGGAAGGTTCGCCCGCTGCCATCTTGCAAGACGAACAAGCGCGGCGCGTTTACCTCGGTGAAAACTTCAAGCTGTGA
- the lptA gene encoding lipopolysaccharide transport periplasmic protein LptA — protein sequence MCAQPTKLNKWLLCLLLAGMTSSAYALKTDVAAPVQIEADSAVFDKLAGTASYDGNVSIIQGSLEIRAAHIEINAPNNEIISIIATGTPVSLKQKMDNGKLASGKAREMQYLVKEKRLILNGDAELLQDQDRFSSNHIEYLTDTGQLKAGGKGKAGRVSAVFYPTNKTAE from the coding sequence ATGTGCGCTCAACCTACCAAGTTAAATAAATGGCTGCTGTGCTTGCTGCTGGCAGGCATGACGTCCAGCGCTTACGCCCTCAAAACGGACGTAGCAGCGCCGGTTCAAATTGAAGCCGATTCAGCGGTCTTCGACAAACTCGCCGGTACTGCCAGCTACGATGGTAATGTTTCCATCATTCAAGGCAGTTTAGAAATTCGCGCTGCCCACATTGAAATCAACGCGCCCAATAATGAAATTATCAGCATCATTGCCACCGGCACACCGGTTAGCCTCAAGCAAAAAATGGACAATGGCAAACTCGCCAGCGGCAAGGCGCGTGAAATGCAGTATTTGGTGAAAGAAAAACGCCTGATCCTCAACGGTGACGCGGAGTTGCTCCAAGACCAAGACCGTTTCAGCAGCAACCATATTGAGTATTTGACCGATACAGGCCAACTCAAAGCCGGTGGCAAAGGCAAAGCCGGGCGCGTCTCCGCTGTGTTTTACCCCACCAATAAAACTGCCGAATGA
- the lptC gene encoding LPS export ABC transporter periplasmic protein LptC, with product MKHLLTLSAVLLLILLITQLEDYLGKTDFSRLTPQKDQIDYYLSDFSIMAVAADGTVSYEMAGRHLSHWQGKRQSRIIAPEVNTSQGFKLHTDHLLYDQVTREITTDADVFINAPNGTMQSTGLTAKLDDNLLRFDSNVRSTYQVK from the coding sequence ATGAAACACCTGCTGACGCTGAGCGCGGTATTGCTGTTGATCCTGCTGATTACCCAGTTGGAGGATTATTTGGGCAAAACCGACTTCAGCCGCCTGACCCCGCAAAAAGATCAGATTGACTATTACCTGTCGGATTTTTCGATTATGGCGGTGGCAGCCGATGGTACAGTCAGCTACGAAATGGCGGGGCGGCATTTGTCGCATTGGCAAGGCAAACGCCAAAGCCGCATTATTGCGCCGGAAGTGAATACCAGCCAAGGGTTCAAGTTGCATACAGACCACTTGTTGTACGATCAAGTCACACGGGAAATCACCACCGATGCCGACGTGTTCATTAATGCGCCCAACGGCACGATGCAATCCACCGGGCTTACCGCTAAACTCGATGATAATTTACTGAGATTTGATTCCAATGTGCGCTCAACCTACCAAGTTAAATAA
- the kdsC gene encoding 3-deoxy-manno-octulosonate-8-phosphatase KdsC — protein sequence MIATFDNLSADVLARARNTQLVIFDIDGVLTDGSLFYGDDGQEYKAFHSKDGHGIRMLLESGLEMALITGRQSELVLHRADNLKIPRNRIWQGYRDKRPAFTDLLEKTGLKPENIAYVGDDVVDLPVMAQVGLAIAVGDAHYYVKQHAHWVTQTNGGRGAGREVCEMLLHAHGKLHSKLASYLT from the coding sequence ATGATAGCCACTTTTGACAATTTATCCGCCGACGTGCTGGCACGCGCTCGCAACACCCAACTGGTGATTTTCGATATTGACGGGGTATTGACCGATGGCAGTTTGTTCTACGGCGATGACGGGCAAGAATACAAAGCCTTCCATTCCAAAGACGGGCACGGTATCCGCATGTTGCTGGAAAGCGGGCTGGAAATGGCACTGATTACCGGTCGGCAGTCCGAACTGGTGTTACACCGTGCCGATAATCTGAAAATTCCGCGCAACCGTATCTGGCAAGGCTACCGCGACAAGCGCCCCGCTTTCACGGATTTGCTGGAAAAAACCGGGCTGAAACCGGAAAACATTGCGTATGTCGGCGATGATGTGGTCGATTTGCCGGTCATGGCGCAAGTCGGCTTAGCCATAGCGGTCGGCGATGCGCATTACTACGTCAAGCAACACGCGCATTGGGTCACACAAACCAACGGCGGGCGTGGCGCTGGGCGCGAAGTGTGCGAAATGCTATTACATGCCCACGGCAAATTGCACAGCAAACTCGCCAGCTATTTGACATGA
- a CDS encoding KpsF/GutQ family sugar-phosphate isomerase has product MSHHAKDLLALAKAVIDTEIAALTALPSRLDDDFLHACEAILACQGRVIVTGMGKSGHIGNKIAATLASTGTPAFFLHPGEASHGDLGMIVNGDVIIALSNSGTSAEILAILPVIRRLDVCIIAMTGNPQSPMAEAADFHINIAVDKEACPLGLAPTSSTTATLVMGDALAVALLEARGFTANDFARSHPGGRLGKRLLVHVRDIMHTDADIPQVRPDASLQQAILEMTRKKLGMTAITTDTGKLLGIFTDGDLRRSFEKGQRLHEQPISALMTTPFRSIDAHSLAVEALNLMQEHAITVLPVVQDDAVIGIIHMHDLLRAGIA; this is encoded by the coding sequence ATGTCACACCACGCTAAAGACCTACTCGCCCTTGCGAAAGCCGTTATCGACACCGAAATTGCCGCCCTCACCGCCCTGCCCTCGCGCTTAGACGATGACTTTTTGCACGCCTGCGAAGCCATCCTCGCCTGCCAAGGGCGCGTCATCGTCACAGGTATGGGCAAATCCGGTCACATCGGCAACAAAATCGCCGCCACGCTTGCCAGCACCGGCACGCCCGCGTTTTTCCTGCACCCCGGCGAAGCCAGCCACGGCGACCTTGGCATGATCGTCAACGGCGATGTGATCATTGCGCTCTCCAATTCCGGTACGAGCGCCGAAATTCTCGCAATTCTGCCGGTGATTCGCCGCCTTGACGTGTGCATTATCGCCATGACCGGCAACCCACAGTCGCCGATGGCAGAAGCCGCCGATTTCCACATCAATATCGCAGTCGACAAAGAAGCCTGCCCCTTGGGGCTTGCGCCCACCTCCAGCACCACCGCCACCTTGGTCATGGGCGATGCGCTCGCGGTAGCCTTGCTGGAAGCACGCGGCTTTACGGCGAATGATTTCGCCCGCTCCCACCCCGGCGGGCGTTTAGGCAAACGCCTGCTGGTGCATGTGCGTGACATTATGCATACCGACGCAGACATTCCCCAAGTCCGCCCCGATGCCAGCTTGCAACAAGCGATTCTGGAAATGACCCGCAAAAAACTCGGCATGACCGCCATCACCACGGATACAGGCAAATTGCTGGGCATTTTCACCGACGGCGATTTGCGGCGCTCGTTTGAAAAAGGGCAACGTTTGCACGAACAACCCATTTCCGCGCTGATGACCACACCGTTTCGCAGCATTGATGCGCACAGCCTCGCGGTCGAAGCGCTTAATTTGATGCAGGAACACGCGATCACCGTGTTGCCAGTCGTGCAGGATGACGCGGTTATCGGTATCATCCACATGCATGATCTTTTACGCGCAGGAATTGCTTGA
- the queA gene encoding tRNA preQ1(34) S-adenosylmethionine ribosyltransferase-isomerase QueA: MKLSDFHYDLPPALIASEPLTERTASRLLILNSASGECRDGQFTDVLDLLQPEDLLVFNNTRVIPARLHGEKATGGKVEVLVERITGEHTALAHIRASKAPKPGTRLRLEQAIDAQVTGRQDDLFEVQFLHMDSALNLLEQYGHIPLPPYIERADTPADRERYQTVFAQQPGAVAAPTAGLHFDQPLLAALRQKGVQTAAVTLHVGAGTFQPVRVQDLSQHVMHAEYADVSQAVCDAVAACRERGGRVVAVGTTSVRSLESAARDGTLKPFQGDTRLFITPGYQFRVVDVMITNFHLPESTLLMLVSAFAGYENIKQAYQHAVRQEYRFFSYGDAMLITYKQNK; the protein is encoded by the coding sequence ATGAAATTAAGTGACTTCCATTATGACCTCCCTCCAGCGCTGATTGCTTCCGAACCTTTAACGGAACGGACAGCCAGTCGGCTACTGATTTTGAACAGCGCCAGCGGTGAATGCCGTGATGGTCAGTTTACCGATGTGCTCGATTTGCTCCAGCCCGAAGACTTGCTGGTGTTCAACAATACCCGCGTGATTCCTGCCCGTTTGCATGGCGAAAAGGCCACGGGCGGCAAAGTTGAGGTGTTGGTGGAACGCATTACCGGCGAGCACACCGCGCTGGCTCACATTCGTGCCAGTAAAGCGCCCAAACCCGGTACACGCTTGCGTTTGGAGCAGGCGATTGATGCGCAAGTCACCGGGCGGCAAGACGATTTGTTTGAGGTGCAGTTTTTGCACATGGATTCGGCACTGAACTTGCTGGAGCAATACGGGCATATTCCCCTGCCTCCTTACATCGAGCGTGCGGATACACCAGCCGATCGGGAACGTTACCAAACGGTGTTTGCACAGCAACCAGGGGCGGTGGCGGCACCGACCGCTGGTTTGCATTTTGATCAGCCGCTACTGGCAGCGTTGCGGCAAAAAGGGGTGCAAACCGCTGCGGTTACGTTGCACGTGGGGGCGGGTACATTCCAGCCAGTGCGGGTGCAGGATTTGTCACAGCATGTGATGCACGCTGAATATGCTGACGTTTCCCAAGCGGTGTGTGACGCGGTGGCGGCTTGCCGTGAACGCGGCGGGCGGGTGGTGGCAGTCGGCACAACGTCGGTGCGCAGCCTCGAAAGTGCTGCCCGCGATGGCACGTTAAAACCGTTTCAGGGGGATACGCGCTTGTTCATTACGCCCGGTTATCAATTCCGGGTGGTGGATGTCATGATTACCAATTTCCACCTGCCCGAATCTACCTTGTTGATGCTGGTGTCAGCGTTTGCTGGGTATGAAAACATCAAGCAAGCCTACCAACATGCCGTTCGTCAGGAATATCGCTTCTTTAGTTACGGTGATGCAATGCTTATAACCTATAAGCAGAATAAATAG